A segment of the Psilocybe cubensis strain MGC-MH-2018 chromosome 5, whole genome shotgun sequence genome:
GTACAATGATCGGCGGTCGGTTTTCGGAAAAGACTGATTAGAAGCAGTCACCGTAATCAATGGGGTCATATTTGCAAAAATATATAGTCCAGGAACTTGGTCTGTGCCAGTGGCAAGATAGACTGTGCCATGATCTCACAGATCTGGCAGAAGCTTTTGAACGCCATAACAACATACCGAGCGCTAATATAGTAAAGATGTTTGTCATGACAGAAATCCTACGGTAATATGTATTTCGCGAATCTCATAGAATCCGGATTCATCTGGTAGCAGATGGAAATCCCTGTGGTGTCAGGTTGGCTGTAACCGATGATTAGGATGGTAATACAAGAAATACATGTCTGAAAAATTGTAACGGTGTCTGGGAAAGCTTAGTCGAATTCCGACATATCGATATTATAAAAAAATTGCTGTGCGATAGACTTTTAAGTTGCAAATATTTGCGACCTGACGAATAGGAGCATACCTTGTACAAACTCATCACTTTTACCACCCAAGCCTCGAGGTGATATATTTTCTTATTTCCATTTCGCATACGGACTTCCTGGTCTCGGAGTGAGTAAGTTCTATATAAAAGTACAATCCCTCACTGACGTAAAACGCTGCCCAATGCATGATATCTGCTTTCAAAGATTCATCAACTTTGTCAACAACTCTTTCGGCCACAGTCTAGAAGGTATAAATTAGAATACTATAACGGATCATGGTATTACAATTTACCTTTAGAATGACAGTCGGGGGTATACAATGGCTCAACAATTCATAAAATTTCGTTCTCACTTCCATAACCCTGGCCGGGGACTGCTCTGAGACGATCAAATCCGCCACTTTGTGACAATACACTTCCCAATCAGGCTTGGCTATTGATAGAGGTCCAGTCAAATCTGGTCTAGTATCTCCAATAGTTATTGTATGTAAACAGGGGGAAAGCGGCAAACTCACGACTGCATCTTCAGAGCTTCAAGTACGAGAAGAGCTTTTCTTAGATTTCCGTTGGAATCTTCCACAATTTTGGTACCGGCCTCAGGGGGAAGATCGAAGCCAACGCGTCTGGCCACGCTCTGCAGTACTGCTAGCATCTGCAACGCTTGTTAAAAACGTTAATAAACCAAACGAATGTAGCGCATTGCACCTCATCTTCACTGGGAGCAGCTACGCGCATGAGCAAACAACGACTTTTGATTGGGGCGATTAGACGACTTGTGCTATTCGCACAAAGTATAATCCTCATGTTTGACATGTACTTCTCCATTGTTCGGCGAAGAGCAGCCTGGGCATCTCTTGAGAGTGAATCAGCTTCGTTGATGATGACCACTACAGATATGGTTAGAGTGATGAGCAAGGAAAGACTGATTTAAATCACCTTTGAAACGTTGCTTTGCACCCATGTCCACTTGTTGTGTCTGTGCGATTTCTTTGAGCAATTCCTGAATTACAACTCGGTCATAGTTGCCAGCCTCGCTAGATCTTCGCGTCAGGGTTTCCCATAGGTATAGGCTGGGTGTTATTTACCTCGGTGTAATCTCGATGTGATAGTTGCTCTGTACAATGTTTATTTCAATCTTCCGCTTCGAAGGTGAGAGAAACACTCGTTGGTCAATTTTAAGCTATTCACAAGGTGAGCAAAGGTCTTCATATATTGGAAAAGCACACACCTTCTCCACCCCAGAACCAAATAGTTGCTTTAGCGTACAACTGATACGTGTCTTCTTTCCGGCGCCTGAAGGACCATAGAAAAGCATATGTGGAAAGTCGCCTGACGCAGCCTTTTTGAAAATCAGTTTGAGTTAAGGCCGGCAGCGGGTGTCATACCAAAGCTTTCAGACGCTCTGAGAGACCGTGGTGATAGCTGAGTGCATCCAAGGACCTTGGCCTGTACTATAATCGGCACTGTGAGTTGGTGCACGCGACGACTCACGACCATTAGAAGTCGTCAATTTACTCATACCTGATCGACCCACAAAGACATGGTAGAAATAAAAGATGTTGGATGGTATGAGTTGAGTCCACGGGGACAatctttttggttttgttcgGTAGTGGATTAGTGGATGTGAGAAACTCAAGTTCAACGAAGCTGGCACGGccactggcactggcaccCAGTGACACGATTGGACGTTAGCGTGACACAAAACACGTTACATAACGCGTTGAGACGTCACTATTCACCCCTTTTTGGTATTACTTGTAGTTCATTCACTAATAAATAACCAATTACTTTCCTCACAAATATGTACTGGCGCCAGCGGTGTTCATTGAATCGCAAACTTGAAGGTCAATCGCCATTCTAGGATCACTTGAATGATTTGGATACTTGAGTGACTGCTAGTAGGCTGTTGTAAGAACCGTATTCTCTTGAATATCATTGTTAAACGTTAAATGCCAATACCTGAAAAAATGGCCTACAAAATTTTGACAAAACTAGTTTGGATATGGCGATGAAAATCTTGGTTCTCTACTCTGTATGGAGTATAGCTACACTGATATCTATTCTACAGGCTACTAATATGTCATTTACACAATACTTTCCTAGCAGCAAATCTAAGCAATTCTGAAACTTCAATTTTCATGTACAATCCTACTCTTCAGAAACACCTCCAATCCCCAAGTCTTGCGCTATaattacagctgctttctctcCGATAGCAATTGCAGTATTATACATATTTGCACCAACATTTGCAGGAGCAATGCTGCAATCTGCCACCAAGTTGATGCTAAGCTACAAAATCGAGTGTCTGAGATTTAAGAATCATACCTGCGACCTTAAGACCCTGAACGCCGTATACATTCAATCTCGCATCTACCACACCTCCGGTCTCTCTTGGTTTCATAGCGCAGGTACCGATCTATTGAAAGGGGTTCAATCTGGGGCTGTGTTAAAAAGGTTACTTTTCATACCGAGTGCCAGCCAGATTCCGCTTCATCCAGGCAAAAGAAGATAAGATTCGTGTAGAATATAGCAAAACAGACCTCACCTCTTTTTCGGTGATATTCATCAATggcttcatcgtcttcttttgAGTAAACGATGTCAGCATCGGTTAAGGATGCCGGTGCCGATGAAGCCTTTGGTTTTGCTTCGCTGGTTTCTTTAAAATTGGGATGAATGGCAACGACATCTCCTGCATAATACTTGATCCGACGAGATAACTCTCTTGCTTTCTTGTAGCAGAAGCGAAGCACCGAAAGGTCTGACGGGCTATATCAACATTTAGTACAGTAAGTAATACCGACAAACTATTTGCTCACTCGTCGAGGAAACCAGGATGGAAATCCGACGGGGCGTATGGGTCCGTTCCAGAAGTAACGTGTATACTTCCTACTGACGCTGGATATGCCTAATCAAATTTGCTGTTAACTTCGATGTATGGATATTTTATCGTCGCGCACCGAAAAGTacacaaaagaaaaatattttGCAATAGGAACATCAGGTGTGGCCCCGCCGTATCTAGTAATTATCGAAGTATTAGTAAGTTCAACAGCACATAGTAGAAACATCATCTTACGCTGCCATAAATCCAAGTAAAGCAATTGGCTTATCCTGGTGTTCAGGGCTGGCATAATATGTCTTCCACCTCTGATCAAAATCGGGAGACATAGATCGCAG
Coding sequences within it:
- a CDS encoding Replication factor C subunit 5; translated protein: MSLWVDQYRPRSLDALSYHHGLSERLKALAASGDFPHMLFYGPSGAGKKTRISCTLKQLFGSGVEKLKIDQRVFLSPSKRKIEINIVQSNYHIEITPSEAGNYDRVVIQELLKEIAQTQQVDMGAKQRFKVVIINEADSLSRDAQAALRRTMEKYMSNMRIILCANSTSRLIAPIKSRCLLMRVAAPSEDEMLAVLQSVARRVGFDLPPEAGTKIVEDSNGNLRKALLVLEALKMQSPDLTGPLSIAKPDWEVYCHKVADLIVSEQSPARVMEVRTKFYELLSHCIPPTVILKTVAERVVDKVDESLKADIMHWAAFYEVRMRNGNKKIYHLEAWVVKVMSLYKQFFYNIDMSEFD